A segment of the Sulfurovum indicum genome:
CATTAAAGTGGTATTGAAGTATGATGACAATGAAAAAAGTGTTATCAATGAAATCAAGAAGATCTCTAAGCCCGGTAGACGTGTCCACCAGGGTAAAGATGCGATCAGAACATTTAAGAACGGTTACGGTACATTGGTTGTTTCAACAAGCCAAGGCGTACTTGCTAACGATGAAGCGTACAAGCGTGGTATCGGCGGCGAAGTAATCTGTAGTATTTGGTAAGGAGACAAGATGTCAAGAATAGGAAAAAGACCAGTAACTGTAGCGAGCGGTATTGAGGTATCTCTCGACGGTACGACTCTCGTGGCTAAAAAAGGCAATCTTGAAAAGAGACTTGAGACACACGGAAGAGTGGATGTGAACATCGACGGGAACGAAGTGATATTTATCAGAAAGGGTGACGACAAGCAGTCTGCAGCCTACTGGGGAACATACAGAGCACTTTTCAACAACATTATCATCGGTCTTGACAAGGGCTTCCAGAAGTCTCTCGAGATCAATGGTGTCGGTTACAGAGCTGCAGTTCAGGGTAAAGTACTG
Coding sequences within it:
- the rpsH gene encoding 30S ribosomal protein S8 produces the protein MMTDIIADSLTRIRNAAQRKLDVTTLLHSNTIEAIVSIFVDKGYLESYKVKEDGNKKTIKVVLKYDDNEKSVINEIKKISKPGRRVHQGKDAIRTFKNGYGTLVVSTSQGVLANDEAYKRGIGGEVICSIW
- the rplF gene encoding 50S ribosomal protein L6, yielding MSRIGKRPVTVASGIEVSLDGTTLVAKKGNLEKRLETHGRVDVNIDGNEVIFIRKGDDKQSAAYWGTYRALFNNIIIGLDKGFQKSLEINGVGYRAAVQGKVLNLQLGFSHDVNFDIPEGLDISVEKNIITIKGSDKQAVGQAAAEIRAFRPPEPYKGKGVKYTDEVIIRKAGKAAGK